In one Oncorhynchus tshawytscha isolate Ot180627B unplaced genomic scaffold, Otsh_v2.0 Un_contig_5032_pilon_pilon, whole genome shotgun sequence genomic region, the following are encoded:
- the LOC121843332 gene encoding uncharacterized protein LOC121843332 — protein sequence MLWKLGKDCCPLDHTEDHARHHPRTAELASAQPGQDPRTGMGMVGCEEEDGVACQRDAKCIPLYSSLSHPRTRSKRLRTSEEPVALEGCSVLGRRRGLGGTLGPKVRRGCRAGEDEDDEEEGEDQTENTLRLPGPCRQMCVVKVNRMEVESDRLAFPCPPEPLAPLDTTEQGTGAGTHPSPHLHPTNPPQNPSGPEFAEVIKGPHQTSEAAPTPTRSERREIPGGPFKSRNNGVDMPFLTPELSGETRFYPPLPPVLTQEMPSLTLASPGPRPVLRREIPTTLSPGTETLTDEVCEVELASKKSEEEDFRPLAPYRDWRLGSAEDHHRPELDLQVAAYVANATSNARPKMAASDHKMAPSRHSGPTEDHHHRPELEVQVAAYAASATSDAQPEMAASLHKMAASLHKMAADASHLEALPIQTMSEAVLTTENHCSRTSAETHASNNNHMLSDVTLLPTQQIQKHGSSTVTTAVSMDSDSEGSSQRDDVFRDSSTKGLYLASTSLTSKDKLAHSSELSELNNHLATVQHQHNHDQTPHSNMDAVCSSRNVESICSSQNVDSICISRNVDSVCSSQNLYLEPKPFSDGIWKNLNSQSPAVLIESLHHPELPADYTHDALPYTMWTEPQCKEVTDLDHETETDDQDPEGHGDGPLTWAQLESTSLGSAGVGEPLGLCGDFELQRGEVEAAEALALCRELGVEREAEGAPESPLEERPGGKERCLIWKREIRRTRGRAARGRRVVVSHRKERLKKRRKKGRKTMIMI from the exons ATGCTGTGGAAGCTTGGGAAAGACTGCTGTCCTCTGGACCACACCGAAGACCACGCCCGCCACCACCCCAGAACTGCAGAACTGGCTTCAGCGCAGCCGGGTCAAGACCCTAGAACAGGTATGGGGATGGTGgggtgtgaggaggaggatgggg TGGCATGTCAAAGAGATGCTAAatgtatccccctttacagcagCCTCTCACACCCACGGACCAGATCCAAGCGCCTGAGGACCAGCGAGGAGCCTGTCGCCTTGGAAGGGTGCTCTGTCCTGGGAAGGAGGAGGGGCCTCGGAGGCACCCTGGGTCCTAAGGTCCGGAGAGGCTGCAGGGCTGGGGAGGATGAGGACgatgaggaggaaggagaggatcagactgagaATACACTCCGGCTCCCTG GTCCTTGTCGGCAGATGTGTGTGGTGAAAGTCAACAGAATGGAAGTGGAGAGTGACCGGTTGGCCTTCCCCTGTCCTCCTGAACCTCTCGCCCCTT TGGACACCACAGAACAAGGGACAGGGGCGGGGACTCACCCCTCACCCCATCTGCATCCCACTAACCCCCCACAGAACCCCTCAGGGCCAGAGTTCGCAGAGGTCATTAAAGGACCCCATCAGACGTCCGAGGCTGCCCCAACACCTACCCGATCAGAAAGAAGAGAAATCCCCGGAGGACCGTTTAAGTCA aggaACAACGGGGTCGACATGCCCTTCCTCACTCCAGAACTGTCTGGAGAGACGAGGTTCTACCCGCCTCTGCCGCCCGTTCTCACCCAGGAGATGCCCTCCCTCACACTCGCC TCACCCGGTCCTCGCCCCGTGCTCCGACGCGAGATACCCACGACCCTCTCGCCAGGAACGGAAACGTTAACGGACGAGGTGTGCGAGGTAGAGTTGGCGTCAAAGAAGTCGGAGGAAGAGGATTTTCGACCGTTAGCGCCTTACAGAGACTGGCGCTTGGGTTCTGCTGAAGACCACCATAGACCAGAGCTGGATTTACAGGTAGCGGCTTACGTGGCTAATGCAACTAGTAATGCTCGGCCCAAAATGGCCGCCTCTGATCACAAAATGGCCCCCTCTCGGCACTCTGGTCCTACTGAAGACCACCACCATAGGCCAGAGCTGGAGGTACAGGTAGCAGCTTACGCGGCTAGTGCAACCAGCGACGCTCAACCCGAAATGGCCGCCTCTCTGCACAAAATGGCCGCCTCTCTGCACAAAATGGCCGCCGACGCTTCCCATCTAGAAGCACTACCAATCCAAACAATGTCTGAGGCCGTGCTGACCACCGAGAACCACTGTAGTCGAACCTCCGCGGAGACCCATGCTAGCAATAACAACCACATGCTCTCTGACGTTACACTACTGCCAACGCAGCAAATCCAGAAACACGGGTCCTCGACGGTAACTACAGCAGTATCCATGGACTCCGACTCAGAAGGATCCTCTCAAAGAGACGATGTATTTAGAGACTCCAGTACTAAGGGTTTATATCTCGCTAGCACCAGTTTGACTTCTAAAGATAAGTTGGCCCACTCTTCTGAGCTGAGTGAATTAAATAACCATTTAGCAACAGTACAACACCAACACAACCATGACCAAACTCCACACTCAAACATGGATGCCGTTTGTAGTTCACGAAATGTGGAATCCATTTGTAGTTCCCAAAATGTGGATTCCATTTGTATTTCTCGAAACGTGGACTCTGTTTGTAGTTCCCAAAACCTCTACCTGGAGCCCAAACCTTTCTCAGACGGCATCTGGAAGAACCTCAACTCCCAGAGTCCTGCGGTGCTCATCGAGAGCCTCCACCACCCGGAGCTCCCCGCCGACTATACCCACGATGCACTACCTTACACCATGTGGACCGAGCCGCAGTGCAAAGAGGTCACAGACCTCGATCACGAAACTGAAACGGACGACCAGGACCCAGAGGGACATGGGGACGGGCCTCTCACCTGGGCCCAGCTGGAGTCCACCTCTCTGGGGTCGGCCGGTGTTGGGGAGCCCCTGGGCCTCTGTGGAGACTTTGAGCtccagagaggggaggtggaggcagcGGAAGCCCTGGCTCTGTGCAGGGAactgggggtggagagggaggccgAGGGGGCTCCCGAATCGCCCTTGGAGGAGAGACcgggggggaaggagaggtgtCTGATATGGAAGAGGGAGATTCGGAGGACGAGGGGCAGAGCAGCACGAGGGAGGAGAGTAGTAGTGAGTCATCGGAAGGAGAggctgaagaagaggaggaagaaggggaggaagaCTATGATAATGATTTGA